Proteins encoded by one window of Streptomyces sp. NBC_01571:
- a CDS encoding RNA polymerase subunit sigma — protein MDRVAAVPLAELLDERRYLLDVACWMLGSAGAAEGVVDETYRRWYGLPDATRGRIEVPRSWLAKTAGGICLGRLTGPGPVDDTAGTAGTADRHQNAERPAATLVVDRARHGVRVPRPHPVSAYQHDVLARAVREACAAQDGERLASLLAPDATALFDGGGKVRALAGPVHGCRQVAASLLTLLALRPRTTLTAHSVNGRTGLVARYDHQVAAVISLAVADRRITRISIVLNPDKLRLWNHPPIVRGAPERPSPRSDGRL, from the coding sequence ATGGATCGTGTCGCTGCGGTGCCGCTCGCGGAGTTGCTGGACGAGCGTCGGTATCTGCTGGACGTGGCCTGCTGGATGCTGGGCAGCGCCGGTGCGGCGGAGGGCGTGGTCGACGAGACGTACCGCCGGTGGTACGGGCTCCCGGACGCGACGCGTGGCCGTATCGAGGTGCCCCGGTCCTGGCTGGCGAAGACCGCGGGCGGTATCTGTCTCGGCCGGCTCACCGGTCCCGGCCCGGTGGACGACACCGCCGGCACCGCCGGAACGGCGGACCGCCACCAGAATGCCGAACGCCCCGCCGCCACGCTGGTCGTCGACCGGGCACGTCATGGCGTTCGCGTGCCACGCCCGCACCCCGTCTCGGCGTACCAGCACGATGTCCTCGCCCGAGCCGTCCGCGAGGCCTGTGCGGCGCAGGACGGCGAACGGCTCGCCTCGCTCCTCGCCCCGGACGCCACGGCGCTCTTCGACGGCGGCGGCAAGGTCCGGGCCCTGGCCGGCCCCGTACACGGCTGCCGGCAGGTCGCCGCCAGCCTGTTGACGCTCCTGGCCCTCCGGCCGCGCACCACGCTGACCGCCCACTCGGTCAACGGCCGCACCGGTCTCGTGGCCCGCTACGACCACCAGGTCGCCGCCGTCATCAGCCTCGCCGTCGCCGATCGGCGCATCACGCGGATCTCGATCGTCCTCAACCCCGACAAACTCCGCCTCTGGAACCACCCGCCGATCGTCCGCGGCGCACCGGAGCGTCCGTCGCCGCGGAGTGACGGCCGGCTCTGA
- a CDS encoding NAD(P)/FAD-dependent oxidoreductase: MREIVIVGGGYAGFYTAWGLEKALRTGEARVTVVDPRPYMTYQPFLPEVTAGSVEARHAAVSLRRHLRGTRLIAGSVTGISHADRAVTVRSADGNDHELRYDTLVVTAGAVTRTFPIPGLAQQAIGLKHVEEAVAIRDRLMTAFDQAASTPPGAERRKLLTVTFVGGGFSGVEGFGELLSLATAMLASYPELSFEDLSFHLVEARGRILPEVGDKPGAWVVRDLERRGAHVHLNTQLVSAEDGHVVLSSGEEFDSALIVWTAGNASNPVVHNHTDLPVDERGLVIVRPDLRVGTADEPVPDVWAAGDDAAVPDLASPVPGAHTVPNAQHAVRQGRRLAKNIAADLHGGRIRDYRHSSLGVVATLGLGRGVFQYKGIVIKGLPAWLMHRGYHVLAVPTWERKVRVLAVWLTAALFGRDLVSLASVQHPRDAFLASGEPRRSGGGAG; the protein is encoded by the coding sequence ATGCGCGAGATTGTGATCGTCGGTGGCGGCTACGCGGGCTTCTACACCGCGTGGGGCCTCGAGAAGGCGCTGCGTACGGGCGAGGCTCGGGTGACGGTCGTCGACCCGCGTCCCTATATGACGTACCAGCCGTTCCTTCCGGAGGTGACGGCCGGCTCGGTCGAGGCGCGGCACGCCGCCGTGTCCTTGCGGAGGCATCTGCGCGGCACCCGGCTGATCGCGGGGAGCGTGACCGGGATAAGCCACGCGGACCGGGCGGTCACCGTGCGGTCCGCCGACGGAAACGACCACGAACTCCGCTACGACACCCTCGTGGTCACCGCCGGCGCCGTGACCCGCACCTTCCCCATACCGGGCCTGGCGCAGCAGGCGATCGGCCTGAAGCACGTCGAGGAGGCCGTCGCGATTCGCGACCGGCTGATGACCGCGTTCGACCAGGCGGCGTCGACGCCGCCCGGGGCCGAGCGGCGGAAACTGCTCACCGTCACGTTCGTGGGTGGCGGATTCTCCGGGGTCGAGGGCTTCGGCGAGCTGCTGTCGCTGGCGACCGCGATGCTCGCGTCGTATCCGGAACTGAGCTTCGAGGACCTCTCCTTCCACCTGGTCGAGGCCCGGGGGCGCATCCTGCCCGAGGTGGGTGACAAGCCCGGCGCCTGGGTCGTTCGCGATCTGGAACGCCGGGGCGCGCACGTCCATCTGAACACCCAGCTGGTCTCCGCCGAGGACGGGCACGTCGTGCTGTCCAGCGGGGAGGAGTTCGATTCGGCGCTGATCGTCTGGACCGCCGGCAACGCCTCCAACCCGGTCGTGCACAACCACACGGATCTGCCGGTCGACGAGCGGGGTCTGGTCATCGTCCGCCCCGACCTTCGCGTGGGTACGGCCGACGAGCCCGTGCCGGACGTGTGGGCGGCCGGAGACGACGCGGCCGTTCCGGACCTGGCCTCTCCGGTACCGGGGGCGCACACGGTACCGAACGCCCAGCACGCCGTGCGGCAGGGCAGGCGCCTCGCGAAGAACATCGCGGCCGACCTGCACGGAGGCAGGATCCGGGACTACCGTCACAGCAGCCTGGGAGTGGTGGCGACACTGGGTCTTGGACGGGGCGTCTTCCAGTACAAGGGCATCGTCATCAAGGGTCTTCCCGCCTGGCTGATGCACCGCGGCTATCACGTCCTGGCCGTTCCCACCTGGGAGCGGAAGGTCCGCGTGCTCGCCGTCTGGCTCACCGCCGCGCTGTTCGGCCGCGATCTCGTCTCCCTGGCCTCCGTCCAGCATCCGCGGGACGCGTTCCTCGCGAGCGGCGAGCCGCGACGCTCCGGCGGGGGAGCCGGGTGA
- a CDS encoding cytochrome bc complex cytochrome b subunit: MSDGSREKPARRGPAGERIADWASGRLGVHGRLRERARRAFPDHWSFLLGEICLYSFLVIVVTGVYLTLYFHPSMKEVTYQGSYAPLRGQTVSDAFDSTLHISFDVRGGLLIRQVHHWAALVFVAAMLVHMLRVFFTGAFRKPRELNWVFGFLLLVLGMFAGLTGYDLPDDLLSGTGLAVVNGTILSVPIVGTYLSMFLFGGEFPGDDLVARFNTLHVLIIPALMVGLVVAHVVLALRHRHTQYPGAGRDNRNVVGLPFKVRAVKSAGFFFLVAGGILLVAAFAQINPVWQYGPHRADQVSAGSQPDWYMGVADGLLRVMPGWEVDFWGHTLALDNLVPLLVGAGLFVAMGAYPFLEAWVTGDDRDQHVLDRPRNRPVRAGLGVAWISFYLVALVGAANDIIAVRLHVGVESVTWAVRIALFVVPPAAYAVARRWALGLQRADRDEVLHGRETGTIRRLPHGEFVEVHEPLSQERLHVLTQHEQYRPIGPGGTGDGEEPAAGSRPAQRLRARLSRRFYGEGAQITKPTAQEYKALTGDHRG; this comes from the coding sequence ATGAGCGACGGGAGCCGGGAAAAGCCCGCGCGGCGAGGTCCCGCAGGAGAAAGGATCGCCGACTGGGCCTCCGGGCGCCTGGGTGTGCACGGTCGGCTCAGGGAGAGAGCGCGAAGAGCGTTCCCGGACCACTGGTCGTTCCTGCTCGGCGAGATATGCCTCTACAGCTTTCTCGTCATCGTCGTCACAGGCGTGTATCTCACGCTGTACTTCCATCCGTCGATGAAGGAGGTGACGTATCAGGGCAGTTACGCCCCGCTGCGCGGGCAGACGGTGTCGGACGCGTTCGACTCGACCCTGCACATCTCCTTCGACGTACGCGGTGGCCTGCTCATCCGACAGGTCCACCACTGGGCGGCGCTGGTCTTCGTCGCCGCGATGCTGGTCCACATGTTGCGGGTGTTCTTCACCGGAGCGTTCCGAAAGCCTCGTGAGCTCAACTGGGTTTTCGGTTTCCTGCTGTTGGTCCTGGGAATGTTCGCGGGCCTGACAGGGTACGACCTTCCGGACGATCTGCTGTCCGGGACCGGCCTCGCGGTCGTGAACGGAACCATTCTCTCCGTGCCCATCGTCGGAACGTATCTCTCGATGTTCCTTTTCGGGGGTGAGTTCCCGGGCGACGACCTGGTCGCGCGTTTCAACACCCTTCACGTGCTGATCATCCCTGCCCTCATGGTGGGGCTGGTCGTCGCGCATGTGGTCCTGGCCCTCCGCCACAGGCACACCCAGTATCCGGGTGCGGGGCGCGACAACCGGAACGTCGTGGGCCTTCCGTTCAAGGTGCGTGCCGTGAAGTCCGCGGGATTCTTCTTCCTGGTCGCCGGCGGCATACTCCTCGTCGCCGCCTTCGCGCAGATCAACCCCGTCTGGCAGTACGGCCCCCATCGCGCCGACCAGGTCTCGGCGGGGTCCCAACCCGACTGGTACATGGGTGTGGCCGACGGGCTCCTGCGCGTCATGCCGGGCTGGGAAGTCGACTTCTGGGGCCACACACTGGCTCTCGACAACCTGGTCCCGCTGCTGGTGGGAGCCGGACTCTTCGTCGCCATGGGCGCGTACCCGTTCCTCGAGGCATGGGTGACGGGCGACGATCGTGACCAGCACGTCCTCGACAGGCCGCGCAACCGCCCGGTGCGAGCGGGCCTCGGCGTGGCATGGATCAGCTTCTATCTGGTGGCCCTCGTCGGAGCCGCGAACGACATCATCGCCGTTCGCCTGCACGTCGGGGTCGAATCAGTGACGTGGGCGGTGCGCATCGCCCTGTTCGTCGTGCCCCCCGCCGCCTACGCCGTAGCACGACGGTGGGCGCTGGGTCTCCAGCGCGCGGACCGCGACGAAGTCCTGCACGGACGCGAGACCGGCACGATCAGGCGTCTGCCGCACGGTGAGTTCGTCGAGGTGCACGAGCCGCTCAGCCAAGAACGACTGCACGTCCTCACCCAGCACGAGCAGTACCGGCCGATCGGTCCCGGCGGAACGGGCGACGGGGAAGAGCCTGCTGCCGGATCGCGCCCGGCCCAGCGACTGCGCGCCCGGCTCAGCCGGCGTTTCTACGGCGAGGGCGCGCAGATCACCAAGCCGACGGCGCAGGAGTACAAGGCGCTCACCGGTGATCACAGAGGCTGA
- a CDS encoding YceI family protein, with product MFHPKEATVFRPAPHEEPTGVYLIDPVRSAIGFSARRAMIADVRGHFTAFEGLLKLDGARPTRSEAYLSVQTGSVDTGSRERDAHVTGPEFLDAETFPLMSFRSTGVLDAGDDRLRLAGCLRIKDGELPVHLDLEFRAPSRDAYGRDRVGCEGTVTPRRSAPGPDGNPAPGPGGLLISDRVRLILDLSAVRTRPCQPL from the coding sequence ATGTTCCACCCCAAGGAAGCCACCGTTTTCCGTCCCGCTCCCCACGAGGAGCCGACCGGCGTCTACCTCATCGACCCGGTCCGCAGTGCGATCGGCTTCTCCGCCCGACGCGCCATGATCGCCGACGTACGCGGGCACTTCACCGCGTTCGAGGGGCTCCTCAAGCTCGACGGAGCCCGTCCCACCCGCTCCGAGGCCTACCTCAGTGTCCAGACGGGCAGCGTGGACACGGGGTCCCGGGAGCGCGACGCACACGTCACCGGACCGGAGTTCCTGGACGCCGAGACGTTTCCTCTCATGAGCTTCCGTTCCACCGGAGTCCTCGACGCCGGTGACGATCGGCTCCGGCTGGCGGGGTGCCTCCGGATCAAGGACGGCGAGCTCCCTGTCCATCTCGACCTCGAGTTCCGTGCGCCGAGCCGGGACGCGTACGGACGCGACCGAGTCGGCTGCGAAGGTACGGTCACCCCGCGGCGCTCCGCCCCTGGCCCCGACGGCAATCCCGCTCCGGGACCAGGGGGACTCCTGATCAGCGACAGGGTGCGGCTGATCCTCGACCTCTCCGCCGTACGGACACGGCCGTGTCAGCCTCTGTGA
- a CDS encoding phosphatidylglycerol lysyltransferase domain-containing protein, protein MSAQQPALVPEQRNSTSRRTAPAEGSAGGAGPRLRLRAAAATVWYLRLLALLNLVAVVSLPFREEVHEHNAGQFFTPYLATAGLISAALALFLALVMRRRKRAAWIFNMLLAGPLFGLYVLALTQAPYRRHGFNWFSTLFTGLFVLALLLGRSEFRAVGDRSNPRLALAVGAGGVLVSGTLGILLVSATNKVSGAPLSDRIAYTLLRGVSVGPLADRLDSVVAPRWVDVLINALIAATFLLVLYACFRAPRGSELLGEDDEKRLRALLAKHGERDSLGYFSLRRDKAVMWSPSGKAAIAYRVVGGVTLASGDPIGDPEAWPGAIEEWLREARRHAWTPAVMGAGEEAGTIYARHGLDALELGDEAIVERADFTLEGRAMRGVRQAHNRIRRAGYTVRIRRHADIPEAEMATLIDKADHWRDGETERGFSMALGRLGDPDDGRCVMLECHDSRAEPRAVLSFVPWGEKGLSLDLMRRDRNSENGLMEFMVIELLLRAQEFGVQRLSLNFAMFRSVFDRGSRLGAGPVLRLWCTVLTFLSRWWQLESLYRANAKYRPVWEPRYLLFEKSSDLPRIGIATARAEGFLNRPALPALGRRGRPRTPEGTTRPPHGGAPSSSTASSPSGSPSGSSSAG, encoded by the coding sequence GTGTCTGCACAACAGCCTGCGCTCGTCCCCGAACAACGGAACTCGACGTCGCGGCGGACCGCTCCCGCCGAAGGGTCCGCCGGCGGCGCAGGGCCACGACTGCGGCTACGGGCCGCCGCGGCCACCGTCTGGTACCTGCGGCTGCTCGCGCTGCTCAACCTCGTGGCAGTCGTCTCGCTGCCGTTCCGCGAGGAGGTGCACGAGCACAACGCGGGTCAGTTCTTCACCCCGTACCTGGCCACCGCCGGGTTGATCTCGGCGGCCCTGGCACTGTTCCTGGCCCTGGTGATGAGGCGCCGCAAGCGGGCGGCGTGGATCTTCAACATGCTGCTGGCCGGGCCGCTCTTCGGGCTGTACGTGCTGGCCCTGACCCAGGCCCCGTACCGACGCCACGGTTTCAACTGGTTCTCGACCCTGTTCACCGGACTGTTCGTGCTCGCGCTGCTGCTGGGACGCTCGGAGTTCCGGGCCGTCGGGGACCGCTCGAACCCCCGGCTGGCACTCGCCGTCGGCGCCGGCGGCGTCCTCGTGAGCGGGACCCTCGGAATCCTGCTGGTGAGCGCCACCAACAAGGTGTCCGGGGCGCCGCTGAGCGACCGGATCGCCTACACCCTGCTGCGCGGAGTCAGCGTCGGCCCGCTCGCCGACCGCCTCGACTCCGTCGTCGCGCCCCGTTGGGTGGACGTCCTCATCAACGCCCTGATCGCCGCCACCTTCCTGCTCGTTCTCTACGCGTGCTTCCGCGCCCCCCGCGGCAGTGAACTCCTCGGCGAGGACGACGAGAAGCGACTGCGCGCGCTCCTGGCCAAACACGGCGAGCGGGATTCGCTGGGCTACTTCTCGCTGCGCCGCGACAAGGCCGTCATGTGGTCGCCGAGCGGCAAGGCGGCGATCGCCTACCGCGTGGTCGGTGGCGTGACCCTGGCCTCGGGCGACCCGATCGGTGACCCGGAGGCGTGGCCCGGCGCGATCGAGGAGTGGCTGCGCGAGGCGCGCCGGCACGCGTGGACACCGGCCGTGATGGGCGCCGGCGAGGAGGCCGGCACCATCTACGCCCGGCACGGCCTCGACGCGCTCGAACTCGGCGACGAAGCCATCGTGGAGCGGGCGGACTTCACCCTCGAAGGACGTGCGATGCGCGGAGTGCGCCAGGCGCACAACCGGATCCGCCGGGCCGGGTACACCGTCCGAATCCGCCGCCACGCCGACATTCCCGAGGCCGAGATGGCCACTCTGATCGACAAGGCGGACCACTGGCGGGACGGCGAGACCGAACGCGGCTTCTCCATGGCGCTGGGACGGCTCGGCGACCCGGACGACGGCCGCTGCGTCATGCTGGAGTGCCACGACAGCCGTGCCGAGCCGCGGGCGGTACTGAGCTTCGTGCCCTGGGGAGAGAAGGGGCTGTCGCTCGACCTGATGCGCCGTGACCGGAACTCCGAGAACGGGCTGATGGAGTTCATGGTCATCGAACTTCTGCTGCGCGCACAGGAGTTCGGGGTACAGCGGCTGTCGCTGAACTTCGCCATGTTCCGATCGGTCTTCGACCGGGGTTCCCGGCTCGGCGCCGGGCCCGTGCTCCGGCTCTGGTGCACCGTGCTGACCTTCCTCTCCCGCTGGTGGCAGCTCGAGTCGCTCTACCGGGCCAACGCCAAGTACCGGCCGGTGTGGGAGCCCCGCTACCTGCTGTTCGAGAAGAGCAGCGACCTGCCCCGCATCGGTATCGCCACGGCCCGCGCGGAAGGCTTCCTCAACCGGCCCGCGCTGCCGGCCCTCGGCCGTCGCGGACGCCCGCGGACACCGGAGGGAACGACCCGACCGCCCCACGGCGGTGCGCCGTCGAGCTCGACGGCGAGTTCGCCTTCAGGTTCGCCTTCCGGTTCATCGTCCGCCGGGTGA